A genome region from Oryzias melastigma strain HK-1 linkage group LG12, ASM292280v2, whole genome shotgun sequence includes the following:
- the LOC112163402 gene encoding torsin-1A has product MSMKKGQVLLLWVLVCPGVTGAIEPVCTASAVAVGYLIGNLPSYQDILCYFHECCQPEWISFNQTGLEADLENKLFGQHLASRIILKSLNEFMSNHNPEKPLVLSLHGPSGTGKSFVSQLIAENIYTEGTNSKFVHFFNSLVHFPQPSLISTYKSQLQQRIKDSVSNCERSMFIFDEMDSMHPGLIDSIKPFLDYHKVDGVSYKKSIFIFLSNAGEKSIVETALDFWRTGRDREDIELSDLEESLSFSIFNNEKNGFFRSNLMKNNLVDFFVPFLPLEYSHVVQCIMAEMKIRASKGKGPPNLDMARKVARELKYFPKTERAFSTTGCKIIQQKLNFYT; this is encoded by the exons ATGAGTATGAAGAAGGGACAAGTCCTGCTGCTTTGGGTTCTGGTCTGCCCCGGTGTTACAGGCGCCATAGAACCCGTCTGTACTGCCTCAGCAGTGGCTGTGGGGTATCTAATTGGGAATTTACCGAGCTACCAGGACATTCTCTGCTACTTCCATGAGTGCTGTCAACCAGAATGGATAAGTTTCAACCAAACTG GCTTGGAGGCGGATCTGGAAAACAAACTGTTCGGACAGCACCTGGCGTCTCGCATCATCCTGAAATCCCTGAACGAATTTATGAGCAACCACAATCCTGAGAAGCCGCTGGTTCTCTCGCTCCATGGCCCGTCAGGCACCGGGAAAAGCTTTGTCAGCCAGCTGATTGCAGAAAACATTTACACAGAGGGGACGAACAGcaagtttgtccattttttcaattctttagtTCACTTCCCACAACCGAGTCTCATCTCCACCTACAAG tctcagctgcagcagaggatCAAAGACAGCGTGAGTAACTGTGAGCGCTCCATGTTCATCTTTGATGAGATGGACTCAATGCATCCGGGCCTGATCGACAGCATTAAGCCGTTCCTGGACTACCATAAGGTGGACGGAGTTTCCTACAAGAAATCAATCTTCATCTTTCTAAG TAACGCTGGAGAAAAGAGCATCGTTGAGACGGCTTTAGATTTCTGGAGAACAGGACGAGATCGAGAAGACATTGAACTGTCAGATCTGGAAGAATCTCTCTCCTTCTCCATCTTCAACAACGAAAAGA ATGGATTTTTTCGctcaaatttgatgaaaaataaccTGGTGGACTTCTTTGTTCCCTTCCTCCCTCTGGAGTATTCGCACGTCGTCCAGTGCATCATGGCTGAGATGAAGATCAGAGCCAGCAAGGGGAAAGGCCCGCCAAACCTGGACATGGCACGCAAGGTTGCCAGAGAATTGAAATATTTCCCCAAAACAGAGCGAGCTTTTTCCACCACAGGATGCAAAATAATACAGCAGAAACTGAACTTCTACACATAA